The following are encoded in a window of Citrobacter freundii genomic DNA:
- a CDS encoding class I SAM-dependent methyltransferase codes for MTTRSHHDNVEKQFGSQANAYLTSTVHASGRDLQRLAERLSAFPLASVLDMGCGAGHASFAAAHQVKQVVAYDLSAQMLDVVAQAAKEKGLDNIATRQGYAESLPFEDGSFDVVISRYSAHHWHDVGRALREVNRVLKPGGVVIVMDVMSPGHTVRDIWLQTVEALRDTSHVRNYSSGEWLSLMNDANLIVDTVFTDRLPLAFSSWVARMRTPQVLIDAVRLYQQSASAEVQAYFALQQDGSFTSDTIMVEAHKAA; via the coding sequence ATGACTACACGCTCTCATCATGACAACGTCGAAAAGCAGTTTGGCTCGCAAGCGAATGCCTATTTAACCAGCACGGTACACGCCTCTGGCCGTGATTTACAACGGCTGGCGGAAAGGCTGTCGGCATTTCCACTGGCCAGCGTTCTCGACATGGGATGCGGTGCGGGACACGCCAGCTTTGCGGCGGCACATCAGGTAAAACAGGTCGTGGCGTATGATTTATCGGCGCAGATGCTCGACGTGGTCGCGCAGGCGGCAAAAGAGAAGGGATTAGACAATATCGCTACCCGGCAAGGATATGCCGAAAGCCTGCCGTTTGAGGATGGCTCTTTTGATGTGGTGATTAGCCGCTATTCTGCGCATCACTGGCATGATGTCGGACGCGCGCTGCGAGAAGTGAATCGTGTATTGAAACCTGGCGGTGTGGTGATTGTGATGGATGTCATGTCACCTGGGCACACGGTGCGGGACATCTGGCTGCAAACCGTTGAAGCGTTACGCGATACCTCACATGTGCGCAACTATTCCAGCGGTGAGTGGCTGTCATTGATGAATGATGCCAATCTGATTGTCGATACGGTGTTTACGGACCGCCTGCCGCTGGCGTTTAGCTCATGGGTCGCGCGGATGCGTACTCCGCAGGTGTTGATTGACGCGGTTCGTTTATACCAGCAGAGTGCGTCTGCCGAAGTGCAGGCCTACTTCGCGTTACAGCAGGACGGGTCGTTCACCAGTGACACGATTATGGTTGAGGCGCATAAAGCGGCATAA
- a CDS encoding endonuclease/exonuclease/phosphatase family protein → MRKNTYAMRYVAGQPVERILPPRSFAHIGQALPAGVPLSSEDRIRVLVWNIFKQQRAEWLSVLKNFGKDAHLVLLQEAQTTPELVQFATANYLAADQVPAFVLPQHPSGVMTLSAAHPVYCCPLREREPILRLAKSALVTVYPLPDSRLLMVVNIHAVNFSLGVDVYSKQLLPIGDQIAHHSGPVIMAGDFNAWSRRRMNALYRFAREMSLRQVRFTDDQRRRAFGRPLDFVFYRGLNVSEASVLVTRASDHNPLLVEFSPGKPEQ, encoded by the coding sequence GTGCGAAAAAACACCTATGCTATGCGCTATGTTGCCGGACAACCCGTTGAGCGGATCTTACCGCCACGGTCGTTTGCGCATATTGGTCAGGCATTACCCGCCGGCGTTCCCTTAAGCAGTGAAGACCGTATTCGCGTGCTGGTGTGGAATATTTTTAAACAGCAGCGGGCAGAATGGTTGTCGGTGCTGAAGAACTTTGGCAAAGACGCGCATCTGGTGTTATTGCAGGAAGCCCAAACCACGCCGGAACTGGTGCAGTTTGCGACCGCTAACTATCTTGCTGCCGATCAGGTTCCCGCCTTTGTGCTGCCTCAGCACCCCTCTGGCGTCATGACGCTGTCGGCGGCACATCCTGTTTACTGCTGCCCTCTACGCGAACGTGAGCCTATTTTACGGCTGGCAAAGTCGGCGCTGGTGACGGTATATCCCCTGCCAGACTCACGTTTATTGATGGTGGTGAACATCCACGCGGTTAACTTCAGCCTCGGGGTGGATGTCTATAGTAAGCAGTTACTTCCCATTGGCGATCAGATTGCTCATCACAGCGGCCCGGTGATTATGGCCGGTGATTTCAACGCCTGGAGCCGTCGACGGATGAATGCGTTGTACCGTTTCGCCCGTGAAATGTCGCTACGCCAGGTGCGCTTTACCGACGATCAGCGCCGACGCGCGTTTGGTCGCCCGCTCGATTTTGTGTTCTATCGTGGTTTGAACGTCAGTGAAGCCTCTGTGCTGGTGACGCGCGCATCCGATCACAATCCACTACTCGTTGAATTTAGTCCCGGCAAGCCTGAACAATAA
- a CDS encoding MFS transporter: MPLALFALTISAFAIGTTEFVIVGLVPTIAEQLAISLPSAGMLVSIYALGVAIGAPVLTALTGSLPRKQLLVALMVLFTAGNLLAWQAPGYMTLIVARLLTGLAHGVFFSIGSTIATSLVPKEKAASAIAIMFGGLTVALVTGVPLGTFIGQHFGWRETFLAVSMLGVIALISSQLLIPANIPGRAAASIRDQVKVLTHPRLLLIYAVTALGYGGVFTAFTFLAPMMQDLAGFSPTAVSWILLGYGVSVAIGNIWGGKLADKHGAVPALKFIFAALFVLLMLFQLTASTQYAALVTILVMGIFAFGNVPGLQVYVVQKAEQFTPNAVDVASGLNIAAFNVGIALGSVIGGQTVEHYGLAQTPWIGALIVLAAFLLMGISGRLDKPVRITLG, encoded by the coding sequence ATGCCACTCGCTTTATTCGCACTGACTATAAGTGCCTTCGCCATTGGCACGACCGAATTTGTGATTGTCGGCCTGGTACCGACTATTGCTGAACAACTGGCCATCTCTTTGCCTTCTGCGGGGATGCTGGTTTCAATTTATGCGCTGGGGGTGGCTATTGGCGCACCAGTGCTGACCGCTCTGACAGGGAGCCTGCCGCGTAAACAGCTGCTGGTTGCGCTGATGGTGCTGTTTACTGCCGGTAACTTGCTGGCTTGGCAGGCTCCGGGCTATATGACCTTAATTGTCGCCCGTCTGTTGACCGGTCTTGCACACGGCGTGTTCTTCTCGATTGGTTCAACCATTGCAACAAGTCTGGTGCCTAAAGAGAAAGCGGCTTCGGCCATCGCCATTATGTTTGGCGGTTTAACGGTGGCCCTGGTGACGGGCGTCCCGCTGGGCACATTTATCGGTCAGCATTTTGGTTGGCGTGAAACCTTCCTCGCAGTCTCAATGCTGGGCGTCATTGCGCTAATTAGCAGCCAGTTGCTGATCCCGGCGAATATTCCAGGTCGGGCTGCCGCCAGCATCCGCGATCAGGTGAAAGTCTTAACCCATCCTCGTCTGCTGTTGATTTATGCGGTTACGGCGCTGGGCTATGGTGGCGTCTTTACGGCGTTTACCTTCCTTGCACCGATGATGCAGGATCTGGCCGGATTCTCCCCGACAGCGGTAAGTTGGATCTTATTGGGATACGGCGTCTCTGTGGCTATCGGTAATATCTGGGGCGGTAAACTGGCGGATAAACATGGTGCAGTCCCTGCATTGAAGTTCATTTTTGCTGCACTGTTTGTTCTGCTGATGCTATTCCAGTTAACGGCATCCACGCAGTACGCGGCGCTGGTAACGATATTGGTGATGGGGATCTTTGCCTTCGGTAACGTACCGGGATTACAGGTTTATGTTGTGCAGAAAGCGGAACAATTTACCCCCAATGCAGTTGATGTCGCCTCCGGACTGAACATTGCGGCGTTTAACGTCGGTATTGCACTGGGTTCGGTGATTGGCGGGCAAACGGTAGAGCATTATGGCTTAGCGCAGACGCCGTGGATTGGCGCGCTTATCGTACTGGCTGCTTTCTTACTGATGGGCATCAGCGGTCGTCTTGATAAACCTGTGCGGATCACGCTGGGATAA